In Chanos chanos chromosome 14, fChaCha1.1, whole genome shotgun sequence, the sequence tttatactttttgtcttttgcttttgCTGTCTTAGTGCAAGAGAAGATGGAGGtttcctctctgcctgtgtcCTTGGAGAGCCGGTACTGCGTGCTTTTAGGGGGGGACAGGGAAGCTCTCCCGGCGGGGCTTATCAGTCAGATTGGCTATCGCTGTCATCCTGCGCTATATACTGAAGGAGATCCAGGAGAGAGACTCGAACTAATTGCAGGTGAGTCCTGTACAAGACCAAAACTATATCACAGCATACACATCGGAAATTTTGTGTAAAAGATAAACTGAGAGACACTGTGACAGTGCGTGGTCTGGTGGAATTTACCCAGTGAAACTAGCTCCTGTGCTCATGACTGCAAccgaaaccaaaaaaaaaaaaagagacccaGACAGTGACGTTACTTTTCGTGCTGCATATTTTAAAACGCCTTACAGTTGCTAACCGACATGATATCCCAGACTTTCACTGTATTTGACGCTATTTAGAGAAGCTAAACTTGAATTGATTCCAGGCTCCGGTGTATTCATGACTCGAGGCCAGTTGATGAACTGTCACCTGTGTGCTGGCGTCAAACACAAAGTGCTTTTGCGTCGCCTACTCGCGGCATTTTTTGACAGGTCAGTGAAacaacagtgtttgtttggggggtaACAGTCCAGAGTCAACTGAGGGTCAGTCtatgagaaacaaacacactactAAACATCGCCGGTAGTGCAGTACAAGTCGAAGATGTAATGTTATTAGCCTTAGCGACTGATGTTGAAAAGCttacactcacagcacacaatCTCGTCTCCTTGATAAATATTGCATATTGCCTGCATACTGTTTTTAGAAATATTTGGTGCATATACCCTCTAGTGGCTGATTGTGGTATCGCGTCTATAGGAACACACTGGCGGACAGCTGTGGGACTGGCATACGTTCTTCTAATTGTGATCCCAACCGAAAACCCCTGGACAGTCGCATATTGAACACTGTCAAACGTAAGTGCCATTATGTCTTTTCAAATCGTCTGAATCACTGAATTGTTTCACAAATAAGGACGCTCTTTTGAGACACTGTCGAGAGaggggaggttgggggggggggtcagtgaGCATACGCCTGCAGAACAGTACGTGCTGTTTGATGCGGTTTCTAAGTGTCTAAGTGCTTTCCAGTGCTTTTTCCCCTAACAGCATATGAGTCAGGTTCTTGAAAGCATTGCTTAAATGTCTCTTATTTGtatcacattatttttttttaattgacatgCATCACTGTATGGATTGTTGGACTGGTACTGCatgaaatgtgtaaatgaaatttACCAGTTCTAGCTATTTACTCATTTCACTACTAGGTTTCaccttattattttttttacatttgaagtGCAAATATGGTTAAATACTGATGATACTGTTGATTACTTTGATGCTACTATCCCTCTATTTCCCTTTCACTCTTTGCCCTGTAGTTTACTGTCAGAACTTCGCTCCAAACTTTAAGGAGAGTGAAATGAATGTGATAGCGGCCGACATGTGCACCAACGCTCGGCGAGTGCGCAAACGATGGCTCCCGAAAATCAAGTCGATGCTTCCCGAAGGGGTGGAAGCATTCAGAAGCGCCATCATCCTCAGCCAATCGGACGGAGGCTCCCAGCCTAGCTCCGCCTTGCCCTTCGAAGCCGAATTCAAACACATCGCCGCCTCGAACCTCGGACTGGAGCAGCACTTGTACTCCGAGACCCTGAGAACTGGCACGCACGTTACGGGCGAAGAACGGGTTACCATGGAGACGTCCAGAAGCGACCGCGGCGGAGACGACTGCGAGGAGAGGTCGGAGAGGGCAGCAGGGGTGGTGACCCTCAACCCCAGCGGGAAAAGAGCAGACGAAGGTTCCACCGGCAGCCCGAAAACACAACACGAGGAACAAGTAAATGAGAGACCAGCGCTGGATGACTAGGGAGTCTCTAACACTCTACACCTCTCCACACGCaagctcctcttctctccaaaAGCAACACTCATACCTCTTGAGTGATAACCTGAGGCTGCGACATCGAGGATGCAAAGAACGTCAAGGACTCTCTTGACAGAACTGTGGTGTCGGAGAAAATACTGTATACGAATTTGCAAGGAGCCATAAGAAACAATGCAGTAATTTATGATCAGTACGCACGCAATATGAGTATCAgtacgcatacacacgcgcacgcaccagtatacacacacacatacacacacacacatttacaatacGCTAATGTGCGCATATAAAATACACTCGCAGGCACAcaggtactctctctctctctccgtctctctctgtctctctctctcgttctctttttctcttgctctctcagacacacacacagccagacacacacaaacgcaataCACACTTCCTGACAGCGTCCGTTGGTTTTGCAATTGCATGTGATACGCTAGCAGTTGCATTTCAGTCCTGCCTTTCTtggaaaaacaaatgatttaaaaaaaaaaaaagaaaaagaaaaaagaaatacagccAAATCACAGGCCGGCGCATGACGCACAGTTTAAGATTCTTGCtaatttaacacaacacacaacacactgactgactgatgagtTTGGACTACAACACTGCGAGATGACCCCCGAGGGCCAGCTGAGCTGGACAGTGGTctgataacagaaaaaaaaaacatattcaatgAACTGTTTTGACTTTcaattttctctcacattttttttcctctcatttcatGATTTCTCTTGAATTACTGTATAATTAATGCCTGCTTGCTTTTTGCATATCAGCTAGACTGGACTTTAAAAAACGAGATATACAGTATTTGTCAGATAATGATATTACTGTATATGTGAAGATATGAAATAAAGAGCAGTGTTATTTTGAGGGACATAATCCTAGAGTTTATTAATTACCGTATCAGTTTAGCATCAGGTATACAACAGTagtcttttgaattttttgccATGGTTAAATTTatattaattaatcaatttgCTTGACAACCCAGAGTTAAAAAGTACCTCATAAATTAATGGTTAAATGCTTAAAAATATACCACAGAGAGTGCTAGGTTCATTGGGTGACCTCTTCTCACGAAATTCATTATGCACGAACTGTTTATATGGAGTTAATAGTGTCAGTCACGTCGTCACTATCAGTGTAACTGAGATCATTTAAATACTATGGACATACCTAGAAATCCACAACACTCCAAAAAGtcagttaaaatgtttcatatttctgtgAAGTTATAACGTAgtcctttattgtttttttatacaGGTGAGGGTGACATCACGTCTGTTACCTCCACAGATAATTTGGTCTCTCTGACTCTTGCTCTGCAAAGAGACAAACAATTAGAAAAATGATTATGGCTGTTTGTCATTTGCCTGTCTATTAGCTAAAGTGAGGGCACAgcacaagtgaaaaaaaaaaaaaaaaacctgtgaagCTAATGGACGTTTGCCCAGAAAATCACCTCAAACATTTGAGAGGTAAACATGAGGTCATATCCTTCAGCATTCTCTTGCTGTGCTCCTTCTTGTCTAGCTCCTCACGGTCCATAAGCTTCTCCAAGAGGGAGTGCCCCCGTGTGCTCTCCTGAGACGCCGAAAGATCAAAATCACGGACCGCTCGAGATAGCGCGCAGTTTTTCAGGTGCTCGTTTTCCAGGCGAAACAGGTTCCAAATGCAGCGTCtggcaaaattaaaaaaaaaacaaaaactaaggTCATATTTCACTACGCTCTTCATTTAGCATAGATTAGGTGTTCAGACATGCCCTGCCATAAATAGTTACCAGACTTATTACGACAATTAGCTCCTATTAATTATGTTAAAAACAGTTACTCTGTTCGTGATTGGTGCATGGCGCGAACGCATTAACCAATCACTGACCTTGCCGCTGGTTTGTATCGTTCTGTTAGGATAAGAGCAATGTCAATCAAACCTCAGGACCTCCAGCGGGGAGAGAACACCGCTGACAGTGACTGCAGAGGCTGAGTCCTTCATCTGAGCCAAGAGGATATTTATAGCCCAAGAAATCCTCAGAAAGACATCAGCCAGCATGGCACTGTAGTAATAAACCTGAAACAGGACCGTGGAGCTGTGAGCGTGATCGGATCGGGCCACGTGTGAATTTAAAGCGGCagtctttcatttcagcatCGTAAAACCATCACTTTGGTCCCCGAAGAGCAGAAATAGGAACGGTGGAGGGATATGAACAGGGATTTATCAAGCAGGCTTTCTCAGTTAACTGACATTTGGCCTAAGATAGCCTGAGTCAAAAGTCAGCACCATGCTAAAGAATACCTCTTTTAAACAGTCTTGGCTTTGACATAAATTGTTCGGCTAATGGAAAAGTCTTGCTTTGTTGAATACTTCTCAGGGCTCTTTCTAAAGACACTAATCTTGTACTTAAAGAGATTAACCTGGTAATATAAAGGTGTGAGAAATTGACACTAAGATTTTAAGGTCAATATCTACAACAAAATCAGTTGAAAGTGAATAGAAGAAATCCAGCAGATTGTAGCTTTATGTGCATACATCTCACAGGTCCACTGCTCTGCATTTCACATTTACTTCAGGTGTACTTACCTGTCGCGAGTATACCAACTCTTCCTTCAGTAGGCCATTCCCTCTCAGCAGTCCCCAGTCCATTCTAATATCCCAGTATACTGTCACCAGTACACTAACACAGGTGGCCACCGCCCACAGGTACATGTACACCTCCACCTCCAAACCCGGACCGGGCTGCTCTACAATACAGACACGTTTTAGCAGACTTACAAATGATGTTTATAAGAGAGAAAATGGGCATGAAAAGACAGACATTTGTAATAAGCATCATACATATTTATGTGGACTCAGGAAACCCTGTTCTGTTGCGTACGTGTTTATCATATTTGCATGTGGCCTGGTGAACAGATCTGTGTGGGATGGTGAGGACGAATCAGCACGTGCCTCTCGCCTTGTTGTAGAGTCCGGCGAAAGTGACCATGAGGAAAACGGAGGAGTATTTTCCTGCGTTGAGGAGGTGGATGGACTGACCACTGTCCCAGAAAAGCCGAAGACACTGAGCAAACCGCAGCCACGGGGCAAAACACTGCAGGAGACAAGTCACCGCCTTAGAGTACGGCTTACAACCCAGGCTCTCTGGAAAAGTACGAAGAGGAaaggtatttaaaaaaacatattttttttttactaaaatgTCTAAACACGATTCTGCTGTGTAATCTATGATCTAGTCATTTGTAGGTAATGCTTCATTTGGAGACAGCTAAAACACCAGAACTGAGAAGTATCTGGAAGCATTTCACACTGCAAGCcagtgtaaaaacatttttgccaATAAAGATGGAACATCCATGCGTaaaggaatgaaaatgaaaacgaaaatGAGAAAGGGAAATCGGGGTCATTTTA encodes:
- the nacc2l gene encoding nucleus accumbens-associated protein 2, with translation MSQLLHVEIPNFGSAVLDSLNEQRLLGQHCDVAIMVNGQAFKAHRAVLAASSLYFRDLFSESPQTLFELPSSVAPSCFQQILSFCYTGRMTVSASDQLMVMYTAGYLQIQNIVERGMDLMFKASAPYCDSQTSAADDSPSHNENDNGSGLLLRDQTRASCTIKEETLETPVCELKQVEEDARGLRGRLARSSTLFYTGGGGNGALPATHSYEQLSRDHPSPGASSLPTTDSPTSHQNEEEDFEEDSYESITNGKLYGGSSSLYNMQEKMEVSSLPVSLESRYCVLLGGDREALPAGLISQIGYRCHPALYTEGDPGERLELIAGSGVFMTRGQLMNCHLCAGVKHKVLLRRLLAAFFDRNTLADSCGTGIRSSNCDPNRKPLDSRILNTVKLYCQNFAPNFKESEMNVIAADMCTNARRVRKRWLPKIKSMLPEGVEAFRSAIILSQSDGGSQPSSALPFEAEFKHIAASNLGLEQHLYSETLRTGTHVTGEERVTMETSRSDRGGDDCEERSERAAGVVTLNPSGKRADEGSTGSPKTQHEEQVNERPALDD